From Macadamia integrifolia cultivar HAES 741 unplaced genomic scaffold, SCU_Mint_v3 scaffold837, whole genome shotgun sequence, a single genomic window includes:
- the LOC122070152 gene encoding uncharacterized protein LOC122070152 gives MAESKEAHVVEIPVDEEHQQKLLSAMATVSAIQQHPLMEISESPGHLLLLKLWQREEDLFGGRIAMKETRMDSIRRELFQLCCFFLAFHGFFLTILFTSSIHSQEYTCRRWWLPSLLSVSSSLAMIVLVQMKLCKYWKVSRQLQREKSDSRAVTRCIQELRMKGRSFDLSKEPQTARRMKSSSVKIKWKPLTWFSQNLIIICFICFTGMVFLACKYILCG, from the coding sequence ATGGCAGAATCTAAAGAAGCCCACGTGGTGGAAATCCCCGTCGACGAAGAGCATCAACAGAAGCTCCTGTCTGCTATGGCCACCGTTTCTGCAATCCAGCAGCACCCCTTAATGGAAATCTCCGAGAGCCCTGGTCATCTCTTGCTACTAAAGCTCTGGCAGAGAGAAGAAGACCTCTTTGGGGGCCGAATCGCCATGAAGGAAACCCGAATGGACAGCATCAGACGGGAATTATTTCAGTTGTGCTGTTTCTTCTTAGCCTTCCATGGATTTTTCCTGACCATTCTCTTCACCTCTTCCATTCATTCTCAAGAATATACATGCAGGAGATGGTGGCTTCCATCTTTGCTATCCGTCTCTTCTTCACTTGCCATGATCGTTTTGGTCCAAATGAAACTTTGCAAGTACTGGAAAGTTTCAAGACAGTTGCAGAGAGAGAAGAGCGATAGCAGAGCAGTTACAAGGTGCATCCAAGAATTAAGGATGAAAGGGAGGAGCTTTGATCTGTCCAAAGAACCCCAGACTGCAAGAAGGATGAAAAGCTCAAGCGTCAAAATCAAATGGAAACCTCTTACTTGGTTTTCCCAGAATCTCATAATCAtctgttttatttgtttcaCAGGTATGGTCTTCCTGGCTTGCAAGTATATCCTTTGCGGTTGA